Proteins from one Pseudarthrobacter sp. BIM B-2242 genomic window:
- a CDS encoding type II toxin-antitoxin system PemK/MazF family toxin has translation MPINLRSLADAVRTSIRVLQKIRSGVAAPAPQRSPGKARQSPPAPSAISTAYPGDFSGASSVRYAPHPDGSADPGEIVWAWVPYEEDHSRGKDRPVLLVGTSGRYLLALMLTSRDHDQDGHRSEDYVDIGTGRWDRQRRPSEANLSRILQIAPDAIRRDGAVLDRKRFDLVAAGLRRRHGWT, from the coding sequence ATGCCTATCAACCTCCGCTCACTGGCCGACGCCGTACGGACATCCATCAGGGTGCTGCAAAAGATACGGTCCGGGGTAGCCGCGCCAGCGCCACAGCGCTCCCCGGGGAAGGCCCGCCAATCTCCGCCCGCACCATCTGCCATCTCCACGGCCTATCCCGGGGACTTCAGCGGAGCCTCCTCTGTCCGCTACGCGCCGCACCCCGACGGGAGCGCCGACCCCGGTGAAATCGTGTGGGCCTGGGTCCCGTACGAGGAGGACCACTCGCGGGGCAAGGACCGGCCGGTCCTGCTGGTGGGCACGAGCGGGCGATACCTGCTCGCGCTGATGCTTACCAGCAGGGACCACGACCAGGACGGCCACCGGTCCGAGGACTATGTGGACATTGGCACCGGCAGGTGGGACCGGCAGCGGAGGCCCAGCGAAGCCAACCTCAGCCGGATCCTGCAGATCGCCCCGGACGCCATACGGCGCGACGGTGCAGTCCTGGACCGGAAGCGCTTCGATCTGGTGGCTGCGGGGCTGCGCCGGCGACACGGCTGGACGTAG
- the hemW gene encoding radical SAM family heme chaperone HemW produces the protein MPSVLPLGDPAPSDGLLPAQAAEGATARNFGLYVHIPFCAVRCGYCDFNTYTATELGGGASQDAYADTAISEVRLAARALAESGLPARPMSTVFFGGGTPTLLPAEDLARILGAAIGEWGLEAGAEVTTEANPDSVTPESLALLKNAGFTRVSFGMQSAVPHVLKVLDRTHTPSRVPQVVQWAREAGLAVSLDLIYGTPGESLDDWRYSLETALSYEPDHISAYALIVEDGTKLAAQIRRGEVPGIDDDDHADKYELADQLIGEAGLAWYEVSNWSRTPEQACRHNLAYWRGDDWWGIGPGAHSHVGGVRWWNVKHPTAYAGRLAQGLSPAAGRETLDAETRDMERVMLEARLVSGLAVASLGESGRHAVAGLIAEGLVEPRAAFAGTLILTLKGRLLADAVVRRVLPD, from the coding sequence ATGCCTAGCGTCCTTCCCCTTGGTGACCCGGCGCCGTCGGACGGTCTGCTGCCTGCCCAGGCAGCAGAGGGTGCGACGGCCCGGAACTTCGGGCTCTACGTGCACATCCCGTTCTGCGCTGTCCGCTGCGGATACTGCGACTTCAACACGTACACGGCCACCGAACTCGGCGGGGGCGCGTCCCAGGACGCGTACGCGGACACTGCCATCTCCGAAGTCAGGCTCGCCGCGCGGGCGCTGGCTGAGTCAGGCCTCCCTGCCCGGCCCATGAGCACGGTGTTCTTCGGCGGCGGCACGCCCACGCTGCTCCCGGCCGAAGACCTGGCCCGCATTCTCGGTGCCGCAATCGGAGAGTGGGGGCTTGAGGCCGGTGCCGAAGTCACCACTGAAGCCAACCCCGATTCCGTCACCCCCGAATCGCTGGCGCTGCTGAAGAACGCAGGCTTCACCCGTGTCTCCTTCGGTATGCAGTCCGCCGTCCCGCACGTGCTCAAAGTCCTGGACCGCACACACACGCCCAGCCGCGTGCCGCAGGTGGTGCAGTGGGCGCGCGAGGCAGGACTGGCCGTGAGCCTGGATCTGATCTACGGAACACCGGGCGAGTCCCTCGATGACTGGCGGTACTCCCTGGAAACCGCATTGTCCTACGAGCCGGATCACATCAGTGCCTATGCCCTGATTGTGGAGGACGGCACAAAACTGGCCGCACAGATCCGGCGGGGCGAAGTCCCCGGGATTGACGACGACGACCACGCCGACAAATACGAGCTCGCCGACCAGCTGATCGGCGAAGCAGGGCTGGCCTGGTATGAGGTCAGCAACTGGTCACGGACGCCGGAGCAGGCGTGCCGGCACAACCTGGCCTACTGGCGCGGGGATGACTGGTGGGGGATCGGACCGGGCGCGCATTCGCACGTGGGCGGGGTCCGCTGGTGGAATGTCAAGCATCCCACCGCTTACGCGGGGCGGCTGGCGCAGGGGTTGTCACCCGCCGCAGGGAGGGAAACGCTCGACGCCGAAACCCGGGATATGGAGCGCGTGATGCTTGAGGCGCGGCTCGTCTCGGGGCTGGCCGTCGCCTCGCTGGGAGAGTCGGGCCGCCATGCTGTTGCCGGGCTGATTGCCGAGGGCCTCGTGGAGCCGCGTGCCGCCTTCGCCGGCACGTTGATCCTGACCCTGAAGGGTCGGCTGCTGGCGGACGCCGTGGTCCGAAGGGTCCTGCCGGACTGA
- a CDS encoding M1 family metallopeptidase, whose translation MSHQHPAAGPGPHAAGGRRRTAALAALLLCFASLPVTAAATETSPDTAQEGSIPGGADFRPGAPGLGDPYFPLDGNGGYDVDEYVLDLSYDPVTDVLGGTATIVAKATQDLSAFNLDLDGLTVRGVTVNDRSAQFTRDAGELTVTPQRGIRDNSRFTTEVRYDGVPETLTDLFGQSGFFHTDDGSLVIGQPHVAATWFPVNDHPLDKASYTFRISVPEGLEVVANGRLVDNRTRDGLTTWTWDAREPMASYLATASVGQWDFSEYQVGRINYLDALDPDLFDPVAEPRTGTNFVWSQAADNSYKRLTRTIAVPASGAQLSFWLARDTEPNWDFTFVEARTAGAEDWTTLPDANGHTSAVTGLSCPRWHIQHPFLTHYQTGDSAGGCTAAGSSGVWRAASGASDGWEQWTADLAGFAGTNVEVSISYVSDDVTQNPGVFVDDVVVSTGEGSTSFEDDGDTLDGWTVPGQPTGSPGNVNDWIVTAEPPPGIGENVRASFDRQPEIIEFLEGYFGRYPFRDAGGTADDLRGLGFALENQTRPIYSMDFFHDRLQGDAVVVHELAHQWVGDSVSVQAWQHIWLNEGFATFAEWLWSENEDLQTAQASFDSFASIPADHPFWKVRIGDPGPDALFDSAVYARGAMTLHALRQAVGDEDFFSILREWPQLNAGGSVTTDGFITLAEKISGQELNPLFDVWLFTAAKPAGLDPTPALSTAPGAPDAPPAVGNLDRRNGGKTR comes from the coding sequence ATGTCGCACCAACACCCGGCCGCCGGACCCGGCCCTCATGCCGCCGGCGGACGCCGGCGCACGGCCGCGCTTGCGGCACTGCTGCTGTGCTTTGCCTCGCTGCCTGTCACCGCCGCGGCCACCGAAACATCCCCGGATACGGCCCAGGAAGGGTCCATCCCGGGGGGAGCCGATTTCCGGCCAGGGGCGCCCGGGCTGGGTGATCCCTACTTTCCGCTGGACGGCAACGGCGGCTATGACGTCGACGAATATGTGCTGGACCTCAGCTATGATCCGGTGACCGACGTCCTGGGCGGGACGGCGACCATCGTCGCCAAAGCCACGCAGGACCTCTCGGCATTTAATCTTGACCTGGACGGCCTAACGGTCCGCGGCGTGACGGTCAACGACCGTTCGGCGCAATTCACGCGAGACGCCGGCGAACTGACCGTTACTCCGCAGCGGGGCATCAGGGACAACAGCCGCTTCACTACGGAGGTACGCTACGACGGCGTTCCGGAAACCCTCACCGACCTGTTCGGGCAATCCGGTTTCTTCCACACCGACGACGGCTCCCTGGTCATCGGGCAGCCGCATGTGGCAGCGACCTGGTTCCCGGTCAACGACCATCCGCTGGACAAAGCCTCGTACACGTTCCGGATATCGGTCCCGGAAGGTCTCGAAGTGGTGGCCAACGGGCGCCTGGTTGACAACCGGACCCGGGACGGCCTGACCACCTGGACGTGGGATGCGCGCGAACCGATGGCGTCCTATCTTGCCACGGCCAGTGTGGGGCAGTGGGACTTCAGTGAGTACCAGGTCGGGCGCATTAACTATCTTGATGCGCTGGACCCTGACCTCTTTGACCCGGTGGCGGAACCGCGGACCGGAACAAACTTCGTATGGTCCCAGGCAGCGGACAATTCCTACAAACGGCTTACACGTACTATCGCCGTACCGGCCAGCGGGGCGCAGCTGTCATTCTGGCTGGCCCGCGATACAGAGCCCAACTGGGATTTCACCTTCGTGGAGGCCCGTACCGCCGGCGCTGAGGACTGGACCACCCTGCCCGATGCAAACGGGCACACCTCCGCGGTGACAGGCCTTTCCTGCCCCCGGTGGCACATCCAGCATCCGTTCCTGACCCACTACCAGACGGGCGACAGCGCGGGCGGCTGCACGGCGGCGGGCAGCTCCGGCGTGTGGCGGGCGGCCAGCGGCGCCAGCGACGGCTGGGAACAGTGGACGGCCGACCTGGCCGGCTTTGCCGGCACTAACGTCGAAGTCTCCATCAGCTACGTCAGTGACGACGTCACCCAGAATCCCGGCGTGTTTGTCGACGACGTGGTGGTCTCCACGGGCGAGGGCAGCACATCCTTCGAGGACGACGGCGACACCCTGGACGGCTGGACCGTCCCCGGTCAGCCGACGGGCAGCCCCGGCAACGTGAACGACTGGATCGTCACGGCCGAGCCTCCCCCGGGAATCGGCGAAAACGTCCGGGCTTCATTCGACAGGCAGCCGGAAATCATCGAATTCCTCGAAGGCTACTTCGGCCGGTATCCGTTCCGGGACGCCGGCGGGACCGCCGACGACCTCCGGGGCCTGGGCTTCGCCTTGGAAAACCAGACGCGGCCTATCTATTCCATGGACTTCTTCCACGACCGGCTGCAAGGCGATGCAGTGGTGGTGCACGAATTGGCGCACCAGTGGGTCGGTGACAGTGTCTCCGTGCAGGCCTGGCAGCATATCTGGCTCAACGAGGGATTCGCCACCTTTGCCGAATGGCTGTGGAGTGAAAACGAGGACCTGCAAACGGCCCAGGCAAGCTTCGATTCCTTTGCCTCGATCCCGGCCGATCACCCGTTCTGGAAGGTCAGGATCGGGGATCCCGGGCCCGACGCTTTATTCGACTCCGCGGTCTACGCCCGGGGCGCCATGACCCTGCACGCGCTGCGCCAGGCGGTCGGCGACGAGGATTTCTTCAGCATCCTGCGCGAGTGGCCGCAACTCAATGCCGGCGGCAGCGTCACCACAGATGGTTTCATTACCCTCGCCGAAAAAATCTCCGGCCAGGAACTGAACCCGCTATTCGACGTATGGCTGTTCACCGCGGCGAAACCGGCCGGTCTTGATCCCACGCCGGCCCTCAGCACGGCACCGGGCGCGCCGGATGCGCCGCCCGCCGTCGGTAACCTTGACCGGAGGAACGGAGGCAAGACCCGCTGA
- a CDS encoding DUF4870 domain-containing protein — protein sequence MAQNAREHRDDQGRSEYQGVPANALPLTASEDRQWATLAHFGGILGCVPSLLIYLIFRERGPFTAQESKEALNFSLPPTIAALVANLLVFIPVVGNIFAVIATLIWIALTCFSVAAGIHVNKGQPHRYQYNLRWIK from the coding sequence GTGGCACAAAACGCACGCGAGCACCGGGACGACCAAGGCCGTTCCGAGTACCAGGGCGTTCCCGCAAATGCGCTGCCCCTGACGGCCAGTGAAGACCGCCAATGGGCCACACTGGCACACTTTGGCGGGATCCTCGGTTGCGTGCCGTCCCTGCTGATCTACCTGATTTTCCGTGAACGCGGGCCTTTCACCGCGCAGGAATCCAAGGAAGCACTGAACTTCAGCCTGCCGCCCACCATCGCGGCACTGGTGGCCAACCTGCTGGTGTTCATTCCTGTGGTGGGCAACATCTTCGCCGTCATTGCCACCCTCATCTGGATTGCCCTGACCTGCTTCTCGGTGGCCGCCGGCATCCACGTTAATAAGGGCCAGCCGCACCGCTACCAGTACAACCTGCGCTGGATTAAGTAA
- a CDS encoding DUF3097 domain-containing protein, protein MHYQNWGPQEITAPVRHELPEVAVERGMVLEDAQSGWVGAVTRVEKSGGMHVVALEDRRGKSRSFKLGYGFLLEGRPIRLMPPAPRQAAAVPAGRTASGSVRVAGQRAQVAKASRIWVEGKHDAELVEKVWGDDLRVEGIVVEPLHGIDDLAGAVAAFGPGPGRRLGVLVDHLVPDSKEWRIASAVMSSPGAAGNVLIVGHPYVDVWQAIRPAVLGIEQWPVVPRGQDWKTGILAAFGWPHSTKEDIGLGWQKLLGAVRSYADLEASLLGRVEEVIDFLTAP, encoded by the coding sequence ATGCATTACCAGAACTGGGGTCCGCAGGAGATTACCGCGCCCGTTCGGCACGAACTTCCCGAGGTTGCTGTGGAACGCGGCATGGTCCTGGAGGATGCCCAGTCCGGCTGGGTTGGAGCGGTCACCCGGGTGGAGAAGTCCGGTGGCATGCATGTGGTTGCGCTCGAAGACCGGCGGGGCAAGTCGCGTTCTTTCAAGCTGGGGTACGGGTTCCTGCTGGAAGGCCGGCCGATCAGGCTGATGCCTCCGGCGCCCCGGCAGGCCGCCGCTGTGCCTGCCGGCCGGACAGCATCCGGTTCCGTCCGCGTGGCGGGCCAGCGTGCCCAGGTGGCCAAGGCGAGCCGGATCTGGGTGGAAGGAAAGCACGACGCCGAACTCGTCGAAAAGGTGTGGGGTGATGATCTCCGCGTGGAGGGCATCGTCGTGGAGCCTTTGCACGGTATCGATGACCTCGCGGGGGCGGTTGCCGCGTTCGGCCCCGGCCCCGGCCGGCGGTTGGGGGTCCTGGTAGACCATCTGGTGCCGGACTCCAAGGAATGGCGCATTGCCTCGGCTGTGATGTCTTCCCCCGGGGCAGCCGGCAACGTGCTGATCGTCGGGCACCCTTATGTCGACGTGTGGCAGGCGATCCGGCCGGCAGTTCTTGGTATTGAGCAGTGGCCGGTGGTGCCGCGGGGCCAGGACTGGAAGACCGGCATCCTTGCAGCGTTCGGCTGGCCGCACTCCACCAAGGAGGACATTGGCCTTGGCTGGCAGAAGCTGTTGGGGGCAGTCCGCAGCTACGCCGATCTGGAAGCGTCGCTGCTCGGGCGGGTGGAGGAAGTCATCGACTTCCTGACGGCACCCTAG
- the hrcA gene encoding heat-inducible transcriptional repressor HrcA, giving the protein MSEPRKLEVLRAIVEDYVHSREPVGSKALVERHHLGVSSATIRNDMAALEDEGLITAPHTSAGRIPTDKGYRLFVDQISAVKPLSPAERKAIQSLLEGSDDLDDVLDRTVRLLSQLTNQVAVVQYPHLSRATIRHIEFVLLAPRQVLLVLIATTGKVEQRVIDIGQDLGEDAIAALRSHFLGSLAGTQLSRLAQSLPAVVFSVAPGQRAAAQALAHGLETLAHNSREERMVMAGTANLARSNVDFPLSIGPVLEALEEQVVLLRLLSEMAQDPRGVAVSIGRENPYDGLAEASVVATAYGPDSTAKVGVLGPTRMDYPTTMAAVRAVARYLSRILGP; this is encoded by the coding sequence GTGAGCGAGCCGCGCAAACTGGAAGTACTGCGGGCCATCGTGGAGGACTATGTGCACTCCCGCGAGCCCGTGGGTTCCAAAGCCCTGGTTGAACGCCACCATCTGGGCGTGTCCAGTGCAACCATCCGCAACGACATGGCTGCCCTCGAGGACGAGGGCCTGATCACTGCACCGCACACCAGCGCCGGCCGGATCCCCACGGATAAGGGCTACCGGCTGTTTGTGGACCAGATTTCGGCAGTCAAGCCGCTGTCCCCGGCAGAACGGAAGGCCATCCAGTCCCTCCTCGAGGGCTCGGATGACCTCGACGACGTCCTGGACCGGACCGTCAGGCTCCTGTCCCAGCTGACCAACCAGGTGGCCGTGGTCCAGTACCCGCACCTGAGCCGGGCCACCATCCGCCATATCGAATTTGTGCTCCTGGCCCCGCGCCAGGTCCTGCTGGTACTCATCGCCACCACCGGCAAGGTGGAACAGCGCGTGATCGACATCGGCCAGGATCTTGGTGAGGACGCTATTGCCGCCCTGCGCTCACACTTCCTCGGGTCGCTGGCCGGCACGCAGCTGAGCCGGCTGGCGCAGTCGCTCCCGGCCGTGGTCTTCTCCGTCGCGCCCGGACAGCGGGCAGCTGCCCAGGCGCTGGCTCACGGGCTGGAAACGCTGGCCCACAACAGCCGTGAGGAGCGCATGGTGATGGCCGGAACAGCGAACCTGGCCAGATCCAATGTGGATTTCCCCCTCAGCATCGGTCCGGTGCTTGAGGCGCTGGAGGAACAGGTGGTTTTGCTCCGTCTGCTCAGCGAGATGGCGCAGGACCCGCGTGGTGTGGCCGTCAGCATCGGCCGGGAAAATCCCTACGACGGGCTGGCCGAAGCCTCCGTGGTGGCCACAGCATACGGGCCGGACAGTACGGCCAAGGTCGGCGTCCTGGGTCCCACCCGGATGGACTACCCGACCACCATGGCCGCCGTCAGGGCAGTAGCCCGTTATCTGTCAAGAATTCTGGGTCCGTAA
- the holA gene encoding DNA polymerase III subunit delta — MAAAQTTRTRTTASNVASWRDVTPAGVVLVGGPEEYLGIRAMDHIRSQVRTAFPDVEVTRLTAGIYEPGSLAMNVSPSLFGERKLIEVEGVESMNDAFLADALKYLAHPEPDAVLVLRHGGGVRGKKLLDAVKAGGWPVVDCQPMKKDAEKAAFVAAEFRAAGRKITSDAVQALVNAVGANLSELAAACSQLIADATGAVTPELVDRYYGGRIEATAFKVADAAMAGNGPVALSTLRHALATGADPVPLVAALAAKLRTVAKVAGAHGSSAQIARELGMQPWLVEQAQRDVRRWTPEGLVRAIQATAEADAQVKGLSRDPVYAVEHAVTIIATSVQRH; from the coding sequence ATGGCCGCTGCCCAAACCACACGAACCAGGACGACGGCGTCGAACGTTGCCTCCTGGCGCGACGTAACCCCCGCCGGAGTCGTCCTTGTGGGCGGACCGGAGGAATACCTCGGTATCCGCGCCATGGACCACATCCGCTCACAGGTACGGACAGCGTTCCCCGACGTGGAGGTCACCCGCCTGACCGCCGGCATTTACGAGCCGGGCTCACTGGCCATGAACGTCAGCCCCTCCCTCTTCGGTGAGCGCAAGCTGATCGAAGTCGAAGGCGTTGAAAGCATGAACGATGCCTTCCTCGCCGACGCCCTCAAGTACCTGGCACATCCCGAACCCGACGCGGTCCTGGTCTTGCGCCATGGCGGGGGAGTCCGCGGCAAGAAACTCCTTGATGCCGTCAAAGCCGGCGGTTGGCCCGTAGTGGACTGCCAGCCCATGAAAAAAGACGCGGAGAAGGCAGCGTTTGTCGCCGCAGAGTTCAGGGCTGCAGGAAGGAAGATCACCTCCGACGCAGTGCAGGCGCTGGTAAATGCGGTCGGAGCCAACCTGTCCGAACTGGCAGCAGCCTGCAGTCAGCTGATCGCCGATGCCACGGGTGCCGTGACGCCCGAGTTGGTGGACCGCTACTACGGCGGCAGGATCGAGGCCACGGCTTTCAAGGTGGCCGATGCCGCGATGGCCGGGAACGGTCCCGTGGCGTTGTCCACGCTCCGGCATGCTTTGGCTACCGGAGCCGATCCGGTTCCCCTGGTTGCGGCGCTGGCGGCAAAGCTGCGGACGGTGGCCAAAGTGGCCGGCGCCCATGGTTCTTCCGCGCAGATAGCCAGGGAGCTTGGCATGCAGCCTTGGCTGGTGGAGCAGGCCCAGCGTGATGTCCGTCGCTGGACGCCCGAAGGCTTGGTCCGCGCCATCCAGGCAACGGCCGAGGCTGATGCGCAGGTGAAAGGGCTCTCGCGTGACCCGGTGTACGCAGTTGAACATGCGGTGACGATCATTGCCACCTCCGTGCAGCGTCACTGA
- the rpsT gene encoding 30S ribosomal protein S20: MANIKSQKKRILTNEKARLRNNAVKSELKTAIRAVNTAVESTDKDAAAAALVAASRKLDKAVSKGVLHKNNAANRKSAISKKVNAL; the protein is encoded by the coding sequence GTGGCTAATATCAAGTCCCAGAAGAAGCGCATCCTCACCAACGAGAAGGCACGCCTGCGCAACAACGCAGTCAAGTCTGAGCTGAAGACGGCCATCCGCGCCGTCAACACCGCCGTTGAGTCCACTGACAAGGATGCAGCCGCTGCTGCCCTGGTTGCCGCCAGCCGCAAGCTGGACAAGGCTGTCAGCAAGGGTGTTCTGCACAAGAACAACGCAGCGAACCGCAAGTCGGCGATCTCCAAGAAGGTCAACGCACTGTAA
- the lepA gene encoding translation elongation factor 4 gives MSPMARTAPVPAATDPATIRNFCIIAHIDHGKSTLADRMLQLTGVVQPRDMKAQYLDRMDIERERGITIKSQAVRMPWELDGSSYALNMIDTPGHVDFTYEVSRSLAACEGAVLLVDAAQGIEAQTLANLYLAMENNLTIIPVLNKIDLPAAQPEKYAAELASLIGGDPEDVLRVSGKTGMGVEALLDKIVRDLPAPVGDPNAPARAMIFDSVYDTYRGVVTYVRVVDGMLHPRERIQMMSTRATHELLEIGVSSPEPTPSKGLGVGEVGYLITGVKDVRLSKVGDTVTNLAKPAAVSLPGYADAKPMVFSGLYPLDGTDYPVLRDALEKLMLNDAALVYEPETSAALGFGFRVGFLGLLHLEITRERLEREYNLDLISTAPNVEYEVTLEDKKVVHVTNPSEYPSGKIAEVREPMVSATILAPNEFVGAIMELCQSRRGVLGGMDYLSEDRVEIRYRLPLAEIVFDFFDILKSKTRGYGSLDWKADGDQVADLVKVDIMLQGEQVDAFSAITHREKAYAYGVMMTTKLRELIPRQQFEVPIQAAIGSRIIARESIRAIRKDVLAKCYGGDISRKRKLLEKQKEGKKRMKMVGTVEVPQEAFIAALTTDESKDKAKKK, from the coding sequence GTGTCTCCCATGGCCCGCACCGCCCCGGTGCCCGCCGCGACAGATCCGGCAACCATTCGGAATTTCTGCATCATCGCGCACATTGACCACGGTAAGTCCACCCTGGCCGACCGGATGCTGCAGTTGACCGGCGTGGTTCAGCCGCGCGATATGAAGGCCCAGTACCTGGATCGCATGGATATCGAACGCGAGCGCGGCATCACCATCAAGTCCCAGGCCGTTCGTATGCCGTGGGAACTCGATGGCAGCAGCTACGCCCTGAACATGATCGACACCCCGGGCCACGTGGACTTCACCTATGAGGTATCCCGCTCCCTGGCAGCCTGCGAAGGCGCGGTCCTGCTCGTGGATGCGGCCCAGGGCATTGAGGCGCAGACCCTCGCCAACCTCTACCTGGCGATGGAGAATAACCTCACCATCATTCCGGTGCTGAACAAGATCGACCTTCCGGCGGCCCAGCCCGAGAAGTACGCGGCCGAGCTCGCAAGCCTGATCGGTGGCGACCCCGAAGATGTCCTCCGGGTTTCGGGCAAAACGGGGATGGGCGTCGAGGCCCTGCTGGACAAAATTGTCCGGGACCTGCCGGCCCCCGTGGGCGACCCCAATGCTCCCGCGCGCGCCATGATTTTTGATTCGGTCTACGACACTTACCGCGGCGTCGTCACTTATGTCCGTGTGGTTGACGGCATGCTGCATCCCCGTGAGCGTATCCAGATGATGTCCACACGGGCCACGCACGAACTCCTCGAGATCGGCGTGAGTTCACCGGAACCCACCCCGTCCAAGGGTCTGGGCGTCGGCGAAGTGGGGTACCTCATCACGGGAGTGAAGGACGTCCGCCTGTCCAAGGTCGGCGATACCGTCACCAACCTTGCCAAGCCGGCCGCTGTTTCGCTCCCGGGCTACGCCGATGCGAAGCCCATGGTGTTCTCCGGACTTTATCCGCTGGACGGCACGGATTATCCGGTGCTCCGCGACGCACTGGAGAAGCTGATGCTCAACGACGCCGCGCTGGTCTACGAGCCTGAAACGTCGGCTGCGCTGGGCTTCGGCTTCCGTGTGGGTTTCCTGGGCCTGCTCCACCTGGAGATCACTCGGGAGCGCCTCGAACGTGAATACAACCTCGACCTCATCTCCACGGCACCCAACGTGGAATACGAGGTGACCCTGGAGGACAAGAAGGTTGTCCATGTGACCAACCCGAGCGAGTACCCCTCCGGTAAGATCGCCGAAGTCCGCGAGCCGATGGTTTCCGCCACCATTTTGGCGCCGAACGAGTTCGTCGGGGCCATCATGGAACTCTGCCAGAGCCGGCGCGGCGTGTTGGGCGGCATGGACTACCTCTCCGAGGACCGGGTTGAGATCCGGTATCGCCTGCCCCTGGCCGAGATTGTCTTCGACTTCTTCGACATCCTTAAATCCAAGACCCGGGGCTACGGCTCGCTGGACTGGAAGGCCGACGGCGATCAGGTGGCCGATCTGGTCAAGGTGGACATCATGCTGCAGGGCGAGCAGGTGGATGCATTCTCCGCCATCACGCACCGGGAGAAGGCCTACGCCTACGGCGTGATGATGACCACCAAGCTGCGCGAGCTGATTCCCCGCCAGCAGTTCGAAGTGCCCATCCAAGCGGCGATTGGCTCACGCATCATTGCCCGCGAAAGCATCCGGGCCATCCGCAAGGACGTCCTGGCCAAGTGCTACGGCGGTGACATCTCGCGTAAACGCAAGCTGTTGGAGAAGCAAAAAGAAGGCAAGAAGCGCATGAAGATGGTGGGCACGGTGGAGGTGCCGCAGGAAGCATTCATTGCCGCCCTCACCACCGACGAATCAAAGGACAAGGCCAAGAAGAAGTGA